One Anser cygnoides isolate HZ-2024a breed goose chromosome 6, Taihu_goose_T2T_genome, whole genome shotgun sequence genomic region harbors:
- the B3GALT1 gene encoding beta-1,3-galactosyltransferase 1 gives MASKVSCLYVLTVVCWASALWYLSITRPTSSYTGHRQLNSISIARKNVSFGNIRTRPINPHSFDFLINEPNKCEKSVPFLVILISTTHKEFDARQAIRETWGDENNFKGIKIATLFLLGKNADPVLNQMVEQESQIFHDIIVEDFIDSYHNLTLKTLMGMRWVATFCSKAKYVMKTDSDIFVNMDNLIYKLLKPNTKPRRRYFTGYVINGGPIRDVRSKWYMPRDLYPDSNYPPFCSGTGYIFSADVAELIYKTSLHTRLLHLEDVYVGLCLRKLGIHPFQNSGFNHWKMAYSLCRYRRVITVHQITPEEMHRIWNDMSSKKHLRC, from the coding sequence ATGGCTTCAAAGGTCTCGTGCTTGTATGTTTTGACAGTAGTTTGCTGGGCAAGCGCTCTTTGGTACTTAAGTATAACTCGTCCTACTTCTTCCTACACTGGCCACAGACAGCTCAATAGCATATCAATAGCCAGAAAAAACGTTTCCTTTGGCAACATAAGAACTCGACCTATAAATCCACATTCCTTTGACTTTCTTATCAACGAACCTAATAAATGCGAGAAGAGTGTCCCTTTCTTGGTTATTCTTATCAGCACAACTCACAAAGAATTCGATGCAAGGCAAGCAATTCGAGAAACGTGGGGAGATGAAAACAActttaaaggaattaaaattgCCACGCTatttcttcttggaaaaaatgcagatcCCGTGTTAAATCAAATGGTAGAGCAAGAAAGCCAAATTTTTCATGACATTATTGTAGAGGATTTTATCGACTCTTATCATAACCTCACTCTGAAAACTTTAATGGGGATGAGGTGGGTAGCAACATTTTGTTCAAAAGCTAAGTATGTTATGAAGACAGACAGtgatatttttgtaaatatggATAATCTTATTTATAAGCTGCTCAAACCCAACACCAAGCCGAGAAGAAGGTACTTCACCGGTTACGTTATAAACGGAGGACCAATACGAGACGTTCGCAGCAAGTGGTACATGCCAAGAGATTTGTATCCTGACAGCAATTACCCGCCCTTCTGTTCAGGCACTGGCTACATTTTTTCAGCTGATGTAGCAGAACTGATTTACAAAACCTCCCTTCATACCAGACTCCTCCATCTTGAAGACGTGTACGTCGGACTCTGTCTTCGGAAGCTGGGCATTCACCCCTTCCAAAACAGTGGCTTCAACCACTGGAAAATGGCCTACAGCTTGTGCAGGTACCGCAGGGTGATCACAGTGCACCAGATAACACCAGaagaaatgcacagaatttGGAATGACATGTCAAGCAAGAAGCATCTTAGATGTTAA